DNA from Mucilaginibacter mallensis:
AAAATCGGTTTACAAAAGGCCAATCCACGGGAGGTTTGTCAGCTTAAAAAGGCCTTGAAAGCCATTGAGACTATTAAGCAATTGTGTGAAAGCTCGATCAGTTTGCCATTAAAAGCAATCGGCGAGCAATTGAACCCCTGCGTACTTATCAGCGATAAGATAGAAAAGGAATTACACCCAGAGCCACCTGTAATGATTGTGAAAGGCGGCGTAATGAATGAGGGTATAAGCGAAGAACTGGATCGCCTGCGCAAGATAGCGTTTGGCGGTAAAGGTTATTTGTTGGAGATACAAAAACGTGAAGCAGAAATAACCGGGATACCATCATTAAAAGTATCATTCAATAACGTATTTGGCTATTACCTGGAGGTTACGCATAGTCACCGGGATAAGGTGCCAACGGATTGGATCCGTAAACAAACACTAGTAAATGCTGAACGCTATATCACTCCTGAATTAAAAGAATACGAAGAGCAGATATTGGGCGCAGAAGAAAAGATACTTGCCCTGGAAACAAGGCTGTATAACGACCTGCTATATTCACTTGCTGAATACATTAAACCTATCCAGCTGAACGCGCAACTGGTGGCACGATTAGATGTATTACTGAATTTTGCTACTATCTCCATTAAAAACTACTATGTTAAACCCGAAGTAAATGATAGCCGTATTATTGATATAAAAGGCGGTCGTCACCCGGTTATTGAGAAGAATTTGCCGTTGGGTGAAACTTATATCACGAATGATGTATTCCTCGATTCCGAATCGCAGCAGATCATCATTATTACCGGGCCAAATATGGCGGGTAAATCGGCCTTGCTAAGGCAAACCGGGTTGATCGTGTTAATGGCGCAAATGGGGTGTTTTGTGCCGGCTAAAGCAGCTTCAATCGGCTTGGTTGATAAAATATTTACAAGGGTAGGTGCATCCGATAACGTATCATCAGGCGAATCAACCTTTATGGTGGAGATGAACGAGACGGCCAGTATCCTCAATAATATATCAGACCGGAGTTTGATCCTTTTGGATGAGATAGGTCGTGGTACATCAACTTATGACGGTATTTCCATAGCCTGGGCCATTGCCGAGTATTTGCATAGCCATCCATCGGCGAAAGCCAAAACATTATTCGCCACGCATTATCACGAGCTGAATGAACTGAGCAACACCTTTAACCGCATCAAGAACTTTAATGTATCGGTAAAGGAAGTAGGCCACCAGATTATTTTCCTGCGCAAGCTGGTGCCTGGTGGGAGTGAGCATAGTTTCGGAATCCACGTGGCTAAACTGGCGGGTATGCCGCAAAGGGTATTGAGCCGTGCCAATGATATACTTAAAAAGCTGGAGAACGAACGCACAGGCGGCGAACATATAAAAGAAAGTATCCGTAAGGTGCAAAAACAGGCGGTACAAATGCAGATGTTCAGTATTGATGACCCGGTTTTGGTTAAGATTCGTGACACACTGAATAACCTTGATGTAAATACGCTTACGCCGGTTGAGGCCTTGATGAAACTGGATGAGATACAGCGGGTGATAAAAGGCTGATAATTTCGGATGTCGTATTCTCGATTTCGGATGTTAGTTTGCTGCATTTCATAATTTCTAAATTATTCATCTATATTTAGTGAACCAAACCCGCAATTATGGATGCCATATATGTTATATTCTTTATCATTATTATTGTTTTATTAATAACTAATAATAACAAGCTCAATAGCAGGATAGGGGAACTGGAGTTAAAGATCATTGATCTTAAGAATATGATCCGCGGGCTTAATGTGCCTAAGCCGACAGTAGAAAATCAGAAAACTGTTATTGAGCCGGAGGTAGATTACGTTGTAAAACCGGTATCAGAAAAAGCGCCTGATATACCGTTACCTCCTCCGCCCAAAGCTAAAGAGCCTGAGATTGAACGCCATATAGAGGTTATTAACGATCCTTTCTCAAATATAAGAAAAACGCCAAAGCCTGAGCCTGTAATTGAAGAACCCCGGCTTTCTTTTTTTGAACGATACCCGGATCTGGAAAAGTTCATTGGCGAAAACCTGATTAACAAGATAGGTATTGCCATACTGGTGCTGGCCATCGGTTTTTTTGTTAAGTATGCCATTGATAATAACTGGGTAGGCCCTGCAGGCAGGGTTGGAATAGGTATATTATGCGGCGGTATATTAATAGCCATTGCGCATCGCTTGCGTAATAGCTACAAGGCATTTAGTTCGGTATTGGTTGGTGGCGGACTGGCCATATTCTACTTTACCATTACGCTGGCTTACCATGAGTTTCATCTGTTTGATCAAACAGTCTCATTCATTATATTAATTGTTATTACATGTTTCGCAGTCGCACTTTCAATGCTTTATGACAAGCAGGAACTGGCCGTAATAGCATTGGTAGGTGGCATGTCGAGCCCGTTTATGGTAAGTAACGGCAGTGCGAACTATAATGCTTTGTTTATTTATCTAATCACCTTAAATGCGGGTTTGTTGGTTATTGCCTACTTCAAATCGTGGCGCGTACTTAATATTACGGCATTTGGTTTAACGGTATTGGTACTGGCAGGTATTGTTTACACATTACCCGTTGGCGCTTATCAAATCAGTTTTACTTATATCACTGTTTTATACCTCATGTTTTTCCTGATCAACATCGCGTACAACATCAGGGAGAATAAAAAATTCATCACCTCTGATTTTAGCATACTGCTCATAAATACAGCCTTGTATTTTAGTACAGGCTTGTATTTGCTTACCATGATGCATGATGAGCAGTTCCGCGGCTTGTTTTCAGCAAGTATTGGGGCTTTAAACTTGTTGTTCTCATTCGTACTTTTCAGAACTAAACGGGCCGAGATCAATATCCTTTACCTGCTTATAGGCATTACATTAACCTTTATCTCATTAGCCGCCCCAATACAATTGCATGGGCATTTTATTACCTTATTTTGGGCTGCCGAAAGTGTTTTGCTGTATTGGCTATACCAAAAATCGAGCATAAAGTTAATCCGGCTGGTATCATTGCTTATATGGATAGCCATGTTGCTGAGCCTGATGATGGATTGGTCGCAGTTGTATATATCACAGGATGTACGCTTTGCTATCATTGCTAATAAAGGTTTTATTACTACTGTATTCTCCGCCATTTGCACCTGGGTGTTATATGCTTTTGCCAGTAAATCGCATGAGAATGGTCCTCTCATATCACCTGCCATTTATAATTATGTGGCTATAATCTTGCTATTTTGCAGTGGGGCATTAGAGATCAACCATCAGTTTTTAAATCGTTACCCGGCAACCGATCTGAATATATTATACCTCATGCTTTACTTGCCAGCTTTTGTGTACGTTTTTTGCCTGATAACGGACAGGTTCTTCACCACCAAAATGAGCAGGGGAGTAATAGTCGGCATATACGCTGCAACTATAACGGTATATCTGTTGCTAACCCCGGAATTTTTTTCGCTGCAATCGTCCATGTTTATCGCGCACACTGCAGATACCAGCCATTTTGTTGCGCATTGGATAGGTGCAATATTTATTCTGCTTATATTTTATGCCCTTATTAAGGTTTGCAGGGTTTGTTTTCAGGCTTATATTAAGCCAATTAGCTGGATTTTATCAGCTGGTATTGTGCTGTTCTTAAGTTTGGAGATATGTCTGTTAAGCAATCTGCTGTTCTACACTAAGGGAACCACTATGGATCATATTGAAACTGTGTATATTAAAACAGCATTACCGGTTATTTGGGGGGTGTTATCATTTGCTTTGATGTGGCTGGGTATGCGTTATAAAATACGGGTACTGCGCATTATATCACTAACCTTATTTACAATTACCCTGGTTAAGCTATTTGTATTTGATATTGAGAATATACCCGCAGCAGGTAAAATAGCCGCGTTCTTTTGCCTGGGTGTGCTATTGCTCATTATTTCATTTATGTATCAAAAA
Protein-coding regions in this window:
- the mutS gene encoding DNA mismatch repair protein MutS, whose product is MAKDATKETPLMQQYNVIKAKYPGALLLFRVGDFYETFGEDAIKAAGILGIVLTRRGNGASTHTELAGFPHHSLDTYLPKLVRAGQRVAICDQLEDPKTTKTIVKRGVTELVTPGVAINDNILNQKSNNYLASLYFEKNSIGIALIDISTGEFLTAQGNSDYIDKLLQSFGPSEVIYPKSRQSDFKDTYGDRFYTYTLDDWPYSGDYANETLLKHFGVKSLKGFGIDKLNLGIVAAGVALHYLNETEHRNLQHISAISRIEEDRYLWIDRFSIRNLELVGSNNENALTLVDVLDNTCSPMGARLLRRWIVMPLKEIKPINDRLGVVEYLIAQEELRETLQQYIRQIGDLERLISKIGLQKANPREVCQLKKALKAIETIKQLCESSISLPLKAIGEQLNPCVLISDKIEKELHPEPPVMIVKGGVMNEGISEELDRLRKIAFGGKGYLLEIQKREAEITGIPSLKVSFNNVFGYYLEVTHSHRDKVPTDWIRKQTLVNAERYITPELKEYEEQILGAEEKILALETRLYNDLLYSLAEYIKPIQLNAQLVARLDVLLNFATISIKNYYVKPEVNDSRIIDIKGGRHPVIEKNLPLGETYITNDVFLDSESQQIIIITGPNMAGKSALLRQTGLIVLMAQMGCFVPAKAASIGLVDKIFTRVGASDNVSSGESTFMVEMNETASILNNISDRSLILLDEIGRGTSTYDGISIAWAIAEYLHSHPSAKAKTLFATHYHELNELSNTFNRIKNFNVSVKEVGHQIIFLRKLVPGGSEHSFGIHVAKLAGMPQRVLSRANDILKKLENERTGGEHIKESIRKVQKQAVQMQMFSIDDPVLVKIRDTLNNLDVNTLTPVEALMKLDEIQRVIKG
- a CDS encoding DUF2339 domain-containing protein, whose amino-acid sequence is MDAIYVIFFIIIIVLLITNNNKLNSRIGELELKIIDLKNMIRGLNVPKPTVENQKTVIEPEVDYVVKPVSEKAPDIPLPPPPKAKEPEIERHIEVINDPFSNIRKTPKPEPVIEEPRLSFFERYPDLEKFIGENLINKIGIAILVLAIGFFVKYAIDNNWVGPAGRVGIGILCGGILIAIAHRLRNSYKAFSSVLVGGGLAIFYFTITLAYHEFHLFDQTVSFIILIVITCFAVALSMLYDKQELAVIALVGGMSSPFMVSNGSANYNALFIYLITLNAGLLVIAYFKSWRVLNITAFGLTVLVLAGIVYTLPVGAYQISFTYITVLYLMFFLINIAYNIRENKKFITSDFSILLINTALYFSTGLYLLTMMHDEQFRGLFSASIGALNLLFSFVLFRTKRAEINILYLLIGITLTFISLAAPIQLHGHFITLFWAAESVLLYWLYQKSSIKLIRLVSLLIWIAMLLSLMMDWSQLYISQDVRFAIIANKGFITTVFSAICTWVLYAFASKSHENGPLISPAIYNYVAIILLFCSGALEINHQFLNRYPATDLNILYLMLYLPAFVYVFCLITDRFFTTKMSRGVIVGIYAATITVYLLLTPEFFSLQSSMFIAHTADTSHFVAHWIGAIFILLIFYALIKVCRVCFQAYIKPISWILSAGIVLFLSLEICLLSNLLFYTKGTTMDHIETVYIKTALPVIWGVLSFALMWLGMRYKIRVLRIISLTLFTITLVKLFVFDIENIPAAGKIAAFFCLGVLLLIISFMYQKVKVIIADDGEPKS